In one Colletotrichum destructivum chromosome 2, complete sequence genomic region, the following are encoded:
- a CDS encoding uncharacterized protein (Putative SMODS and SLOG-associating 2TM effector domain, fungi), with protein sequence MSKHLPPHPGDEDSPLLPRNLLPSDDEPILSNLVLFRRAVGINAGSGLHDDSDTEAGRAAALGIYADAIAAYRRTRTLRILATVIVYACHAAQLLTGAALTSMGPSAGVHRFGITALGGANTFVAGVLAWMKGRGVPDGMRADEAGFRRLRDWIEETEALVALGAVGGTRDEIGELVAEAFRRWHVANDGGRDERSGEYLREGNADGSKGKGLTARWLRGW encoded by the coding sequence ATGTCGAAGCACCTCCCACCCCAccccggcgacgaagacTCCCCTCTTCTACCCCGCAATCTCCTCcccagcgacgacgagccaATCCTGTCCAACCTCGTCCTAttccgccgcgccgtcggAATCAACGCCGGCTCGGGGCTCCACGACGATTCCGACACCGAGGCCggtcgcgccgccgccctcggcatctACGCCGACGCAATCGCCGCATACCGGCGCACCCGCACCCTCCGCATCCTCGCCACGGTCATCGTCTACGCCTGccacgccgcccagctcctcaccggcgccgccctgaCGTCCATGGGCCCCTCGGCCGGCGTCCACCGGTTCGGCATCACGGCGCTGGGCGGCGCCAACACCTTCGTCGCGGGCGTGCTGGCCTGGATGAAGGGCCGGGGCGTGCCGGACGGGATGCGCGCGGATGAGGCCGGATTCCGGCGGCTGCGCGACTGgatcgaggagacggaggcgttGGTGGCCCtcggggccgtcggcggGACGAGGGACGAGATTGGGGAGTTGGTCGCGGAGGCGTTCCGGCGATGGCACGTGGCGAACGACGGCGGTCGGGATGAAAGGTCTGGGGAATATCTTCGTGAGGGGAACGCCGATGGGAGCAAGGGAAAGGGACTGACAGCGAGGTGGCTTCGAGGGTGGTGA